From Synechococcus sp. A10-1-5-1, a single genomic window includes:
- a CDS encoding sigma factor SigF, protein MISPFFACVDSGSPAQMRRRHQERKHQMLTFWRDGLERQLAAINAALSTLERQMQDSDPAES, encoded by the coding sequence ATGATTTCGCCGTTCTTTGCTTGCGTTGACTCCGGTTCCCCCGCCCAGATGCGTCGCCGGCATCAAGAGCGCAAGCACCAGATGCTGACGTTCTGGAGAGATGGGCTCGAGCGGCAGCTGGCTGCGATCAATGCCGCCCTCAGCACCTTGGAGCGCCAGATGCAGGATTCAGATCCAGCTGAGTCCTAA